DNA sequence from the Cucumis melo cultivar AY chromosome 6, USDA_Cmelo_AY_1.0, whole genome shotgun sequence genome:
GAGAGAAAGGGAATGTTATGACCCTTGAATTTTCCATAACCTAGGCGTGTTTAACAAATTGGTAATAATCGCCTTAAGATCTTACAGAGAAACAACTATTTTAGAATGGAAAGAACAAGCTAGGATACAACAATAGAGGCAGAGgaatggaggaagaagaggaacaGGGTGAGTCCTGCGTCATACAGGACTTGGTTCTTCTGTTTCCTGCTGGCTACCACGCTCTTCGTCACTTCCTTCACCCCCTTGATATCCATTCTTCAAAATCTTGCTTTCTGAAGGCAAATTCTTCTTGGCTTTTCGACTCCCTTCAACCTTCCATAGATCCCAGACTCGAGTTTTCGGTGGAGGAGTTGCCTCTGCAATTGGAGCAATAAGTCCAGGCTTCCCGTCATCGATAACTTCATCGATCAAACCATACTCCTTAGCTTCCCAAGGATTCATAAAATTATCACGATCTGTATCCAATTCAATCTGCAAAGGACAAACAAATACTTTTAAGGGTTTCTTTACAAAATCGAGAACCAAGTAGTTAAAGTATTATATTGGCAAACCTGCTCTAATGGCTTTCCAGTGATTCTAGAAAAAATCTTGTTTAGCTTAATCTTGTGATACGCCATTTCTCGTATCCGTATGCTCATCTCTGTTGCCTGGCATAGATGGGAATTGCATAGTGATTAGGGGAGAACGGGTCTTTCTCCCATAATTGAAAGCtcaaatcaaattattatttattaaatagaTAAAAAGGCAATATCGATAATTTCAGGAGAACTCCTGAATTTCATTCTATGTTCTTCTATTTGTGGAGCCAAAGCTTTGCGTCCCACTCTTTACCGAAAAATTAAACGCAAATAAATCAAGTTCATAAAAGCTGTTATGAGGCTTATTGGTTATGAACTACCTACCATCCAATGGAAGCACTAAACACTATGAACAAAGAATTTTAGAAATACTGCACACATTCAACAGCGACTGGAAAACCCATTAATTAACTTAACAGCAAAGCACAGAACAATAATCTACTCACTTTTCCTCCAGCTGTTCCAAGTGGTTGATGGATCATCACTCTTCCATTGGGCATGCAGAATCGCTTTCCCTTTGAACCAGAGGCTAGAAGAAATGCTCCCATGGATGCAGCGAGTCCCAGACAAATGGTTGAAACATCAGCCTTGCATAACTTCATTGCATCATATATTCCCATTCCTACATGCAATAAAAAATTGAGAAACAAACATGGATTGAAATAACAACCTACAACAATAGAGGTAGACCAAAAAGATGTGGGATTACAAAGATCCATTTGCCTTGAAATAATTGAAGGGAGAGATCATACAAAAGATAAACGAACATAAGAAGGGCAGTTTTCA
Encoded proteins:
- the LOC103496858 gene encoding ATP-dependent Clp protease proteolytic subunit 3, chloroplastic isoform X1, which codes for MELSFTHAPSPSPYGLKRFDHGLHHSSHVPISTPSNHSHGRNFTSNNFRIRNCSVPVLNHPSLSSSSLRRTLSSNWDVLSNYSASSAPSLPRFEELDTTNMLLRQRIIFLGSQVDDVTADFIISQLLFLDAEDPTKDIKLFINSPGGSVTAGMGIYDAMKLCKADVSTICLGLAASMGAFLLASGSKGKRFCMPNGRVMIHQPLGTAGGKATEMSIRIREMAYHKIKLNKIFSRITGKPLEQIELDTDRDNFMNPWEAKEYGLIDEVIDDGKPGLIAPIAEATPPPKTRVWDLWKVEGSRKAKKNLPSESKILKNGYQGGEGSDEERGSQQETEEPSPV
- the LOC103496858 gene encoding ATP-dependent Clp protease proteolytic subunit 3, chloroplastic isoform X2 — protein: MFLATILHLPLHPCLDSKSLTLPICFSASESSSWVDDVTADFIISQLLFLDAEDPTKDIKLFINSPGGSVTAGMGIYDAMKLCKADVSTICLGLAASMGAFLLASGSKGKRFCMPNGRVMIHQPLGTAGGKATEMSIRIREMAYHKIKLNKIFSRITGKPLEQIELDTDRDNFMNPWEAKEYGLIDEVIDDGKPGLIAPIAEATPPPKTRVWDLWKVEGSRKAKKNLPSESKILKNGYQGGEGSDEERGSQQETEEPSPV